The stretch of DNA TGCTACGCGGTGCGACTGGCGAACGAGTACCACCGACTGACGGGCGACGCGTCGATCTTCGACGAGGACTGGCGGCGGTCCGCCAAGCTGATCGTCGAGACATTCAAGACCGAGCAACGCAAGAACGGCACGCCGTACCGCTTCCGCCGCTCTACCGACCGGATGATCGACGCGCCGCTGTTCGATGGCCTGGGACGGCCCATCAAGCCGGTGGGGTTGATCGCGTCGGCGTTCCGCCCGAGCGACGACAGCACGCTCTACCCGTTCTTGATCCCCTCGAACCTGTTTGCGGTGCAATCGCTGCGGCAGCTCGAGGCGATCTTCCGCGGCGAACTCGACGACGAGGCCTTTGCGGACGAGTGCGCCGGGCTGGCTGACGAGGTCCAAGCCGCGATCGAAGGGTACGCGATCGTCGAGCACCTCGACTTCGGCAAGATCTACGCGTACGAAGTCGATGGCTTCGGCAACCGCGCGCATTGGGACGACGCCAACGTGCCGAGCCTGATGTCGCTGGCGTATCTGGGCGTGCACAAGAAGGACGACCCGCTCTACCTCCGCACCCGCAAGTTCCTGCTCAGCGACAGCAACCCCTATTACTTCCGCGGCAAGGCGGCGGAGGGGCAGGCGAGCCCGCACTCGGGTCACGAGCGCATCTGGCCGATGGGCATCATCCTCCGCGCCATGACCAGCACCTCCGACGAAGAGATCGTCGAATGCCTGCGGATGCTGCGGGCGACGCACGCCGAGACGGGCTTCATGCACGAGGCGTTCAACAAGGACAACCCGGCCGACTACACCCGCGATTGGTTTGCCTGGGCCAACACGCTGTTCGGCGAGCTGATCGTGCTCATCGACGACGAGCGGCCGCACCTGTTGCAGACGTCTTTCGACTGAAGCCGACTTGTCGCCGGCCGTTTCTCAACGGGCGGACGCGCCACTGCTATTCCCTAAAACCCACTTCGACCCATCGGCGCCGCGATGGGTCGAAGTGGGTTTATCCATGGTAGGTAACCATGCCGGCGCCGTGATGACCGCTGTCCGCCGAGGCAAGCGGGGATAAGCAGTACTTATCTCAGCAGGTGTGCGGGGAGTTTTGGCCCCAGATTCTGTTTCGTGACGGAATGTCACGTGGCGATTGTGTGAAGATTGGGTTAAGATATGCGAGTTGCTGACGCATCCATGGTGTGTTCGCTCGCTCTTTTCTCGTTGTCGTTGCGATGCCAATCCCGCCAATCCCCGAGGATCGCATGCCGCTACGCTGCCCCAATCCGGCCTCACAACGGCGTGGCATGACGCTGGTCGAGTTGCTGGTCGTGATTGCCGTGATCGGCATTCTGGTGGCTCTGTTGCTGCCGGCGGTCCAAGCCGCCCGGGAGAGCAGCCGGCGTTCGATGTGCCTCAACAACCTGCGGCAAGTCGGGTTAGCGGTCCTCAACTACGAAGGGATTCACAAGAAGTTCCCGCCGGGCAAGCAGTACTCGGCGCCGCGGACCGACCCGACCGCGTTCGGTTACTCCTGGTCGAGTGTCATCCTTCATCACCTGGAGGAGGGCGCGATTCAAGAGCAGATCGACTTCAAGAAGCCGATGACCGACCCGGTGAATCTGCCCGCCGCTTCAGAGGTCGTGCCGGTGTTTCTTTGCCCCAGCGCGTCGCGGCTTGAAGAGCATCGCTCCCCGGAGGGCCGGCTCTTCAACCTGAATGGTCAGCCTGGCGAAGGGATGGGATGTATGGACTATCTCGGCGTGTCCGGCCCGGATAAGGACAAAGACAACCCGACCACCGGTGAGCAATACGGCGCGCAACGCGGTGTGTTGATCGGTAATAAAGGACTCCCGGACGAGGACACGATTCAGGTCCCGCCATCAATCACCATCGCCCGCATCACGGACGGGACCTCGAGGACCGTCATGGTGGTCGAGTGCACCGGTCGCGGCGCCGACGTCAACAAGTCCGGTGAAGTCAAGAGTCTCAATGGGGCTTGGGCGTCCGGTGGCAACATCAGTCACATCAAGAAGGGCGTCAACGAGGAAGAACCCCCGGTCGCCTGGGAGGATGAGCGGGTGTACTCGGATCACCCTTACGGATCGCACGGCCTGCTGGCCGACGGTTCGGTGCACTTCTTGAGCAAGTCGATGGAAGCGAGCACTCTCCGCTCGCTCTGCTCACGCGACGGCGGCGAGACAATCGAAGGCGTCGACGGACTCTAGGAGACGGGGCAAGACCATGAACGTCCGAGACGACATCGACCGCGTGGTCTTTAAGCTGCGCCCCATCGATCTAGCGGAGATGGACAGCGTCAGCTTGATGAACCGCGTCGACACCAAGTATGCGATGTCGGACCGCCTGCTCCCGGAGTTGCTCACGAGCATCTCGGACGACTACCGGATCCTCGAAGTGATCGGCGTCCGTAAGTCGCCCTACTCGTCGCTCTATTTCGACACCCCCACGCGCGAGTGCTACCACGAGCATCACAACGGCCGGTCGAGTCGACGCAAGTTCCGGATGCGCAGCTACACGGCCTCGAATCTGACGTTCTTCGAGATCAAGCAGCGGACCAACAAGGGCCGCACGGTCAAGAAACGCGTCACGATCCCCGGCATCGCCCCGCTGCTGGCGCCGGAAGCAACCGCGCTGGTTGAGAAAGTCGCGGGCGAGACGGTCGATCTGCGTCCGCAGATCTACACGGAGTTCTCGCGGATCACGCTCGTCGGCGTCGATTTCGTCGAGCGTGTCACGATCGACGTGGACCTCGAGTTCCACCGCGACCAGCAGCACGCCGCGTTGCCGGGCGTTGCGATCGTCGAAGTCAAGCAGGCCCGCGCGACGCGTGAATCGGCGATCCGCCGACGGCTCCGCGACCTGCAGGTGCGGCCGATGCGGGTGAGCAAGTACTGCGTGGGCAGCGCCCTGCTCGACCCGTCGCTGAAGCGTAATCGATTCAAACGCAAACTCATGGCGCTCCAATCCGAAGCGGCCTGCTATCCAATGCCGGGCGCCCGCCCCGACTCCCTCCTACGCGCCATCTAGCTACCGTTGATGACCTTCTTCGAGTCTCCGCTATACGACGACGACTTCGTCAAGATGCTCGTGCGGTTCGGCATGAACCTCGCGTTCTTGACGCTCATTGTCCGCTATATCTATTACCGGAACTCGCGCAGCAAAGACTACCTCTTCACCTACTACATGCTGAGCGTGGTGGTCTTCTTCATCTGCTTCACGCTGAAGAAGCTCGAACTCGAGCTGGGCATGGCGCTCGGCCTGTTCGCGATCTTCGGCGTGCTCCGCTACCGGACCGACACGATCCCGGTGCGGGAGATGTCGTACCTGTTCGTCGTGATCGGCGTCGCGGTGATCAACTCCCTCGCCAACCGCAAGGTGAGCTGGGCCGAGCTGATGTTCACCAACTGCGCGATCGCGGCGTTCCCTGCCGTGCTCGAATCGCTCTCCTTCTTGCGGCAGGAGTATCGACAGGAGGTGCTCTACGAGAGGATCGATCTGATCCGCGCCGATCGCCACGACGAGATGATCGCCGACCTCGAGCAGCGCACCGGGCTCAATATCTCGCGGGTCGAACGTGGCAAGATCAACTTGCTGGAGGATACCGTCGCGATCACCGTGTTCTACTACCCCCATGAGCAGGGGCCTCAAGTTCCGATCGAGTAACCGGATGGGCGATCGGGCTGATTCCATCGGACGATCCCCGAGGCGGATGCCGACGGTTTTGCCGGCTTTTGGGTTAAGGTTCTCCCGTCTCGGCGCCATAGAAGAGAGGCCGTAGCCGAATTGTCTCTCTTCTGAAATCTCTCGTTTTGAGAAAGGCGCCGTGGGGAAGCCGATCGCGATGAGGACTTCATTGCTGTCCCGCCGGGCGGTTTTGCTCTCGGCAATGATCCTTGGCTTCGCAGCCCCGCAGAGTTGCCCCGCCGCGGGTTACGAGGTTCGGGTCGTGTCGTTCGATCGGGTGACGCTCGAAGACGACTTCTGGCTGCCGCGTCTGCGGACCCAGCGACAGGTGCTGGTGCCGTACGCCTTCGAGCACACGGGTGAGGCGCTCGCCGATCTCGCAGCCGCCGGTGAGTTGCTGGCCGGTGATACGCCCGCTGAATTGCCCCCGCCGCACCGCTTTCGGACGAGCGACCTCTATAAGGTGGTCGAGGGCGCCGCCTATCTGTTGGCGATCGACCGCGACCCGGCCCTCGAGGCTCAGATCGACCGCGTCGTCGAGGTCGTCGCGGCCGCCCAGGAGCCCGATGGCTATCACGGCGCCACACGAACGCTCTACCCGCACCTCGCGATCGACATGATGGGCGACGGCCGCTACGCGTACGTCGATCACAGTCACGAGCTCTACATCGTCGGGCACCTCTACGAGGCGGCGGTCGCTTACTTCCATGCAACCGGCAAACGCACACTGCTCGACGTCGCCGACAAGAACGCCCGGCACGTCCGCCGCGTCTTCTTCGAGGGCGACGCCAAGTACAACCACGGCAAGCCCGTCCTCCGCGCTCCGGGTCACGAAGAGATCGAGCTGGCGCTGGTGCGACTCGCCGAGGCGACGGGCGACCCGATCCACCTCGACACGGCCAAGAAGTTCCTCGACATCCGCGGCGTCACGTACGTGCCGGATGGCGAGGGGGTCAATTCGCCGAGCTACGCCCAACAGCACCGGCCCGTCGCCGAGCAGCGGAAGCCGGCCGGCCACGCGGTGCGCGCGACCTACCTCTATGCGGGCATGGCGGACGTCGGCGCCAAGCTCGGCGACGACCGCTACAACGCGGCGCTCGACGCCATCTGGGAGGACATCGTCGACACCCGCATGCACCTTACCGGCGGGCTCGGCGCCGTGCACGGCATCGAGGGCTTCGGCCCCGAGTTCGAGCTGCCGAACGCCGACGCCTTCGACGAGACCTGCGCCGGCGTGGGCAACGTGCTGTTCAACTGGCGGATGTTCTTGCTGCACAAGAACGCCAAGTTCCTCGACGTCGCCGAGGTCGCCCTTTACAACAACACCCTCGCCGGCGTGAATCTGGCCGGCGACCGCTTCTTCTACGTCAATCCGCTGGCGGCCGACGGGTTCCGCCCCTTCAACCACGGCCACGCCGGCCGCGCGCCGTGGTTCGGCACCGCCTGCTGCCCGACGAACCTGGCGCGGCTCATCCCACAGGTCCCGGGCATGATGTTCGCCCAGGACGACGAGGGTTTGCTGGCGTGCCTCTACGCCTCGGGTCGCACCCGGGTCACGATCCATGACGTCGCGACGGAGGTGATCGAAGAGACGGCGTATCCGTACGACGGCGCCGTGCAGCTGACGCTGCGACCCGAGAAGCCGGTGCGTTTCGCACTGCGGATGCGCGTGCCGACGTGGACGACCGATCGCTTTGTCCCCGGTGAGCTCTACAAATACGCCAAGAGTGAATCGCCTAGGGTCGATGTTTTCGTGAATGACAAGCCGGTCGAGGTGACGACGGCGAACGGGTTTGTCTCCATCGAAAGAGAATGGTCCGCGGGCGATCGTATCCGACTCGAACTACCGATGCCGGTGCGTTACAGCACCTGTCGCGAAGAGGTCGAAGCCAACCGCGGGCGTGTCGCCGTGACGCGCGGGCCGTTGGTCTATTGCGCCGAGGCCGCCGACAACGAGGCCCACACCTCGACATACATGGTCCCTCCCTCGGCGATGACCGCGGAGACCGAGGTATCGCCTGCCGCCATTAACGGCCACAGCACTCGCGCGATTACGGTCAAAGCAGAGCGCCTTACAGAAAAGGGCGACCTCGAAGCGACTCCGCTGCGGCTTGTGCCCTATTACGCTTGGAACAACCGCGGCGTCGGTTCGATGGCGGTCTGGATGCCCGACAACGCCGAGACCCTCCGCGCCGGCGCGCTGGTCGTAGACGACAACGCCAAGCGGTTCGCTTCTGCTAAAGCGTCGCAAACCTTTGCAGGCGACACCGAAGCGGCCCTCATTGATGGCCTGTTGCCGAGCCATTCGTTCGACACCTCGATCCCGCGTTGGACCAGCTGGCCCGCGCGTGGCGAGGCTCAGACGCTCGAGTTCGAGCTCGCCGAGCCGACGCCGCTCCGCACGGTCGAGGTCTACTGGTACGACGACCACGGCGGCGTGCAGACCCCCGCCCGCTGGGAGCTGGAAGTTGCGGAGGAGGGAGCCGAGTGGCGTCCGTACCCCCTATACAACACCGACGCCTACGGCGTCGATCAGGACCAGTTCAACGTCGTCCACCCCGCCGAGCCGCTGACAGCGACCCGCCTGCGACTCCGAGTCTGGCCGAAACCCGACGCCGCAGCGGGGGTCCTCGAGTTCGTCGTGCGACCTGAATCGAGCCGCTGAGCGGCTTCGGGCCGCACTGGTCATGAACACCCGTCCAGATGCCCCTCTCAAGGCCCCGGGAGGCCCCAGAATCGCCTCAAACCGTCCGCGACGACGTTAAGCCCACCTACCGCGCCGAACCCATCAGAAGGCCTCCTAGCGGCTCCTGGGTGGGCCCCAGTGAGAGGGGTCTGGTAAGGCACGCCCCCGGGGTCATTGGCCCGTCGAACCTAGACGACCGTCGAACGTCGGGCCCGTCGATTGAGAAGTCGGCCTAGGCCAGCAATCGACGCAGCGGAGGACAAGGGATTCGAACCCTCAACCGGTTTCCCGGCAACTGATTTCGAGTTGA from Botrimarina mediterranea encodes:
- a CDS encoding glycoside hydrolase family 125 protein, which produces MNYILAAGVLSATFASCCFAAEFESKRPPVEERCFTSPSVEQTIAKVKPKIADAELAWMFENCYPNTLDTTVDYEVIDGKPDTFVITGDIDAMWLRDSTAQVWPYMRYVNDDEKLRKLVEGLVRRQTKCVLLDPYANAFYKDMQKESEWASDRPAPIDGVHERKWEIDSLCYAVRLANEYHRLTGDASIFDEDWRRSAKLIVETFKTEQRKNGTPYRFRRSTDRMIDAPLFDGLGRPIKPVGLIASAFRPSDDSTLYPFLIPSNLFAVQSLRQLEAIFRGELDDEAFADECAGLADEVQAAIEGYAIVEHLDFGKIYAYEVDGFGNRAHWDDANVPSLMSLAYLGVHKKDDPLYLRTRKFLLSDSNPYYFRGKAAEGQASPHSGHERIWPMGIILRAMTSTSDEEIVECLRMLRATHAETGFMHEAFNKDNPADYTRDWFAWANTLFGELIVLIDDERPHLLQTSFD
- a CDS encoding DUF1559 family PulG-like putative transporter, whose translation is MPLRCPNPASQRRGMTLVELLVVIAVIGILVALLLPAVQAARESSRRSMCLNNLRQVGLAVLNYEGIHKKFPPGKQYSAPRTDPTAFGYSWSSVILHHLEEGAIQEQIDFKKPMTDPVNLPAASEVVPVFLCPSASRLEEHRSPEGRLFNLNGQPGEGMGCMDYLGVSGPDKDKDNPTTGEQYGAQRGVLIGNKGLPDEDTIQVPPSITIARITDGTSRTVMVVECTGRGADVNKSGEVKSLNGAWASGGNISHIKKGVNEEEPPVAWEDERVYSDHPYGSHGLLADGSVHFLSKSMEASTLRSLCSRDGGETIEGVDGL
- a CDS encoding polyphosphate polymerase domain-containing protein — translated: MNVRDDIDRVVFKLRPIDLAEMDSVSLMNRVDTKYAMSDRLLPELLTSISDDYRILEVIGVRKSPYSSLYFDTPTRECYHEHHNGRSSRRKFRMRSYTASNLTFFEIKQRTNKGRTVKKRVTIPGIAPLLAPEATALVEKVAGETVDLRPQIYTEFSRITLVGVDFVERVTIDVDLEFHRDQQHAALPGVAIVEVKQARATRESAIRRRLRDLQVRPMRVSKYCVGSALLDPSLKRNRFKRKLMALQSEAACYPMPGARPDSLLRAI
- a CDS encoding DUF4956 domain-containing protein, producing the protein MTFFESPLYDDDFVKMLVRFGMNLAFLTLIVRYIYYRNSRSKDYLFTYYMLSVVVFFICFTLKKLELELGMALGLFAIFGVLRYRTDTIPVREMSYLFVVIGVAVINSLANRKVSWAELMFTNCAIAAFPAVLESLSFLRQEYRQEVLYERIDLIRADRHDEMIADLEQRTGLNISRVERGKINLLEDTVAITVFYYPHEQGPQVPIE
- a CDS encoding glycoside hydrolase family 127 protein, whose amino-acid sequence is MILGFAAPQSCPAAGYEVRVVSFDRVTLEDDFWLPRLRTQRQVLVPYAFEHTGEALADLAAAGELLAGDTPAELPPPHRFRTSDLYKVVEGAAYLLAIDRDPALEAQIDRVVEVVAAAQEPDGYHGATRTLYPHLAIDMMGDGRYAYVDHSHELYIVGHLYEAAVAYFHATGKRTLLDVADKNARHVRRVFFEGDAKYNHGKPVLRAPGHEEIELALVRLAEATGDPIHLDTAKKFLDIRGVTYVPDGEGVNSPSYAQQHRPVAEQRKPAGHAVRATYLYAGMADVGAKLGDDRYNAALDAIWEDIVDTRMHLTGGLGAVHGIEGFGPEFELPNADAFDETCAGVGNVLFNWRMFLLHKNAKFLDVAEVALYNNTLAGVNLAGDRFFYVNPLAADGFRPFNHGHAGRAPWFGTACCPTNLARLIPQVPGMMFAQDDEGLLACLYASGRTRVTIHDVATEVIEETAYPYDGAVQLTLRPEKPVRFALRMRVPTWTTDRFVPGELYKYAKSESPRVDVFVNDKPVEVTTANGFVSIEREWSAGDRIRLELPMPVRYSTCREEVEANRGRVAVTRGPLVYCAEAADNEAHTSTYMVPPSAMTAETEVSPAAINGHSTRAITVKAERLTEKGDLEATPLRLVPYYAWNNRGVGSMAVWMPDNAETLRAGALVVDDNAKRFASAKASQTFAGDTEAALIDGLLPSHSFDTSIPRWTSWPARGEAQTLEFELAEPTPLRTVEVYWYDDHGGVQTPARWELEVAEEGAEWRPYPLYNTDAYGVDQDQFNVVHPAEPLTATRLRLRVWPKPDAAAGVLEFVVRPESSR